The DNA segment TCTCACAAAGCCCTTTCTTGCCCATATCGTTTGAAGTGGCTGTCTCTCCAGGAGCTCATTACCCTGTTTATTGTCTTCATTGCACTTATCActtagtcactttttttttttttttggtttatctttatTATGTGTCTTTGCTACATTGGAATGTACACTCCGTAAAGCTAGGGATTGCCCGACTTACTAAGTTCACCTAGAACGATGCCTAGCACATAGTGTGCACTTCAAGAAATTTTTATAGAAGGAAACAATGATGTAAGATTTCATAGACTGAATTTTCAGGCTTTAAGAGGTTTCTGCCAAAAGGATTGTGGTCAGTAAACCCATGCTGACAGATCCCTCATGTTTCCCAGTTTAGAGACATCTGATATATCTTTGGTTTTCTTCAGTTTgctttctttgatattttttgagggtggggggaggatctGCTCTTGTTTAATATTTCCAACATGGCTGGTATGGCATTCACATAGCagaagtgctttacatatattacctaatttaattatttaaactaGGTAttcttgtcttcattttacaaatggcaaattatgtatttattttaacaagttctttttttgtccttttatatACAGCCTATggcatataaaaatttttttagatgaaaatgtgattatatcttacagagtttttttctttgattttgataagtcatcttttatttcctttctcattcatAATTTAATTACTCTTTGGAATTTCTCCAGCCCCactattttttcttaagtgaaGTGACataactaataaataataatttaagttaGGGCATGTATTGAAATTTAATAGGCAGAATAgtagatttgttttctttcagttaccttttttttttttttaaagactttatgtatttgacagagagagacacagcaagagagggaacacaagccggggagagtgggagagggagaagcaggcttcccgcagaacagggagcccaatgcggggcttgatcccaggacgctgggatcagggcctgagctgaaggcagatgtttaccgactgagccacccaggcatccctttcaGTTACCTTTCTTATGGACTATCTCATCTACCTGATATCTTCAGCTATTGcctatttccttttctgatttgtaattGATGATTCAGAGACTTCCTTATGcataatttgttatttatttatttaaagtgaataatttatttcttttgcagagtaaggataattttctttccttttttttttttttaaagattttatttatttatttgacagagagagacacagtgagagagggaacataagcagggggagagggagagggagaagcaggcttcctgcagggcagggagcctgatgtggggctcgatcccaggaccctgggatcatgacctgagccaaaggcagatgcttaacgactgagccacccaggcaccccaaggatagttttctattctgttctttgaAATAACTTTGATAattccaatgtttttttttaagtaagctctacgcccagtgtggggcttgaactcacaaccccaaggtcaagagtcagatgctgtactgactgagccagccaggcacccctgttatttttttctaaatgagtaAATGTATTTGAAGCTTATGTACCtgcctttttttctcattcagacaacttcagaatatttttctttttttattaccaaTATTTCCCTACTCAGTAGAGCCCACTATTTACTGAAGATCTGAAGTAGCCCTCCGATCCATCTTCCAAATAAGTTATTAAAATGTTATCCAGAGCCAGTTCCCATTCCCAGTCACTAAGGCAACTCACTAGTTTTGCTCTTGTATCCATAGCAGTGCCCATTTATCTTGTCTTCTGTATACCGTGTctaaattggttttttttttttaaagattttatttatttgagagagagagagagagagtgcatgcaagcagagagagagagagtctcaagcagactccatgctgagcaaggagcctgatgtggggcttgatcccaggaccctgagatcatgacctgagctgagatcaagaggcagatgttcaaccagctgagccacccaggtgcccctagattggTTCTTAGTCCATGACAAAAATAGCCCCTTTTATTTATGTAGACTTgttttttaatagtatttaagCATAGCCACTAGCTAACAGCCTCCTGAGAATCTAAATGGACTGCATCTAATAGTCTTTCCTCCTAAAGAGCTCTCCTTTAAATAACTTAaagagggcccctgggtggctcagtcggttaagcaactgcctacggctcaggtcatgatcctgggatcgagtcccgcatcgggctctccctgctctgcggggagcctgctgttccctctgcctctgcctgccactccctctgcttatgctctctttctctctctgtcaaataagtaaataaaatctttaaatatatatatataaaactaaaagaaaacatgttccctttctctttttggaTATTAGTACTATTTGGGTATTTAGTAATTGTGCCTTTTTTTGATGGAATCAACTAGTTGGCCAGACATAGAGATGACATAGGTATGGATTCTTTCTTAAGGATACCAGGCTTGTTGGAGGTCCACAAGTCTTCTAGCACAACACCATAGATAAGACATGTTACATGTTTTGGTTCTACAGTTGTGTCATTGGATTTCTTTAGTACTCTTAAGTAATATATGAGTTGAATTTTTTGGATACTTGTGGGATATCCTGTATATTTGATCAAGCAACTCTATCCTATTTTCTTTAAAGGAATGGGAAGTCTCTTTATCATTGTCTTTAAACACCGAATTCATTCAGTGTTTTAATTCTCTTCACCTCATGATAAAGTATCTTTTAATCATTGTGGTATCCCCTGTACAAGGCATGGTACATTTAACATaagtttgatgaatgaatggatgaatgtatGAGGAATGTTCTAAGATTATATCTTCCAAAGTCCTTATAAACCAGATCCGTTAAGGACTGGAATTGACAGGTCTCCATAAATGAGTGCTGTTGTTACACAGTATAGGATATATATAGGAAAAGATTCTTGAAAGATACAAAGTATTATTTTGTATTAGTCTTTGCTCTTGATTAGAAATGTagcattttcctttaaatatttacaGGAAAGTGAAGAGTTAGACTGGAATTTACTAAAACCAGATATTTATGCAACAATCATGGATTTCTTTGCTTCTGGCTTACCCTTAGTTACTGAGGAAACATCTTCAGGAGAAGCAGGTATTGTGTTGGatagttaatatttaattaaaaaaaaacttttcttttcttcacatttgTCTTGATTTTGGAAGTCATGATAATACAGATTTTTATCATTGTTTAGATCTGGAACCAATTCCAGAGGGAACAGAACTTCGCATATACtagttttattcatcatttttgaaaacttgtgcataaattgaatatattatgcAAAACTGGtgtttttcaattataaaaattttcagaCATACCAGAAATATTATGATGTATACCAATTTGCTCTCCTCTCAGATTTAACAGATGTTAATTTTTTGCCATAATTGCTTGAgacccattttaatttttttttgagattttatttacttgagagagagtgagcaagagagagcgtgagcagggtgaagggcagagggagaagcagactccctgctgagcagggatcctgatgtgggactcagtcccaggactccaggatcatgacctgagccgaaggcagacgctttaatggactgagccacccaggcccccaagacccatttttaaattttttttttaaagattttatttatttatttaacagagagagagagacagcgagagagggaacacaagcagggggagtgggagagggagaagcaggcttcccgcggagcagggagcccgatgcggggcatgacctgagccaaaggcagtcacttaaccgactgagccacccaggcgccccgagacccatttttaaatagaacattAAAGACGTAGCCGAGACCTCATAACCTCCATCCATTGCTTTCCCCTTTCTATTTCCAGAGATGTATGTAAACctggtttgtttttaaacttttactaTGTGTATAAGTCTCTGTGGGGAATATatggtattgttttttttaaactttaaataatgtgtgttatatgcaacttgCCATTTTTTACTGagcataatattttgaaatacaaccattttgaaaaaaatgttctagtTTATTTAAGTGCTAGATAGTATTGTTATATGAATAAACTACAGTGAGTGAATTTGTTCCTTATGGTCAAGTGAATTGTTTGTGCTCATTTCTATTACAAACATTGCTACAGTGGGCATCCTTGTACAAGTCTCTGTGGGTATGTGGAGAATTTCTTTAGGGTATATTCCTAAAAACAGAATTGCTGTAttgtaaattgttttaatttacatgcaGATTAGCAGGATATAAGAATTTGGACTTTCTTATATCTTCATTATCACTTagtgtcttttactttttttttaatcaataagtTAAGTATAATTGGTACCCTGTTTTAATTGCAGTTCCTTGATTTACACTGAGCCTGAAGGTTTTCATATGTTTACTGgtcattatttttcttgtcaGTAAATTTCCTGTTCATAATCTTTACCCATTGTTTAAAAAttgagttgtattttttttttggtattttttagcagggttttgaaaaatattctggGTATTAATCCTTTGTTAGGTATATTCATTGTAAAGAACTTCTCCCTAACCATTCCTTATCTTCTCACTATGTTTAGGATTTTTAtcatttagaaatttttctttttccagttttttaaaaggcagaacaTTTCATGAATTTGCATGTAAACTTTTCTCAGAGGCCATGTTAATCTTCTCTGTTTCATTCCAGTTTTAGTATTTATGCTGTTGAAGCAAGCACAgacgtttttctttttcatgtagtcACATATATTCaacttttcctttgtggtttgtgctttttgtaccttttgaataAGTTACTTTGTGTAAAGCACTTGGAAGACTAATTGCATATGGAGCTTAGTATTAGCTGTGACTATTACAATTTGTTGTTGATGAAGTTTTTCTTTCCCCTAGTATCATAACGATGTTGTCATGTGTATTTACATGtgcatatacatgtacacacaaaaatttgtactgTCATCTTTAGAtgaacaattccacttctagatatatatCCTAAATGAGTCCTGTAAATGTacacaaaataatacatgaagcatgttcattgaaatattttaaaaatacatcagcAATTAAAAGGAGTGAACTAGATTTGGAGATACCAATgtgaaaagatataaaagaaaatactaactGATTAAGGAAAATTGAAGGGTACATTTATTTACATGCTTTTACATATATACCATTTATGCAAACTTGAAATAATATCTCAAACaattctatttgtttttggtgggtatataatacataaaattgatAGAATGTTTGTAGAGCCACTTGACTACACCTctccagattaaaaaatacacaagccttgggcgcctgggtggctcagttggttaagtgactgccttaggctcaggtcatgatcctggagtcccgggatcgagtcccacatcgggctccctgctcagcagggagtctgcttctccctctgaccctcttccctctcgtgctatctctcattctctctctctcaaataaataaaatctttaaaaaaaattaaaaaaaatacacaagccTGTTGACCCAAATATCCCACCACTAGGAGTTTATCTCATAGATATGTAGATATGTGATGTTGCAATATCTTAGATGTTACAAAAGTACACTTAAGCATGTATGCTTCAGATTGTTAGAAATAGTAACAAATTGGAAACAACTGAAATAATTGAGAAATTagctaaatgaaaagaaatctagggcacctgggtggctcagttgattaggtgactgccttcggctcaggtcatgatcctggagtcgtgggatcgagtcccgcatcgggctccctgctcagtggggagtctgcttctccctctgaccctcttccctctcgtgctctctatctctcattctctctctctcaaataaataaataaaatctttaaaaaaaaaaagaaaagaaaaaaaatccatacaatTACTGtgtacctattttaaaaattgaggcaTATCTATATATGCTGATATGGAAAGGCCTTTTAGatatattaaatagaaaaaagatataGAACAGTGTATGTATGTGATCTGTGTAAATTTGCACATGtaaatttaatgtaaatgtaCTAGAAAGATATGTGCTACACTATGATAGTGGTTGTTTATGGAATGATAGTGGGGAATGGAACTTAGGTTTGCTGGcataagagaattttttaaaagatttatttatttagagtgagaGCGTGCACGCTCacgtgtggggaggggcagagggagagaatctttccagcagactccttgctgagtgtggagcctgatgtgggctcgatctcatgacccatgagatcatgacttgagctgaaaccaagagtccaatgctcaactgactgagtcacccaggtgtcttGACataagagattttaattttattatattttatttcttttattaaaaaagactcaaagttaatataatttaatattgatAATTGTTACTTACATTGTTGTCAGAACTCTAGTATGTATTATAATTTGAATTAtctgtatttttagttttcctaaaggtaaatttctcaaaaaaattttaaacccatAAAAAAGGTGTTAATGAAGATCAGTATATAActttataaagtaaaagaaaacaaaaatgacacaaaatgaaaaaaactgattttttaacattttgaaaatttccataaggTTTATATCTATATTTAGTATGGTTAtcattttgaaaaccactaaattgaaaaattaaaaatgtaagttaaCTTACAAGGTAGGTGTGCCTTTGTGTCTCAAACTTTCCATCAGAATCcaggcaattttttttctctaccattTCTCAATCCTCGAGGATGATGAAAGTttacaaaccaaaaaaattcaaaCCCTGACATCATTAGTAGATCGAGTTATGTCAGTTACTCACCTTTATTGCCAAGTGTTGAGTTGACCAGTgctccttaatttttcttcagagaatcaaggggttcctgggtggcacagttagttgAGTGACAGACTCATGAcctcggctcaggttgtgatcctcagtgtcatgggattgagcccaacgccgggctctgcagtcagtgcggagtccgcttgagactctctttccctctccctctgcccctctctcccgtGCATGtgcaccttctctctccctccctcaaataaatctttaaaaaaaaaaagtttttcttcagAGAATCGAATGATCTTTCCATCTTCCCAACTATCATCTCCATTTCCCTTATATCACCATACCCAGTTACATGTtctatgcttttattatttttttaatgagacatTAAGTTAAAATCATCCTGTTTTAATACTTGTATTTGCATGGATATAAAATTTCTACcgttgatttattttatttgtaattgtttCTAGGATCTGAAGAAGATGATGAAGTTGTGGCAATGATTAAGGAATTGTTAGATACTAGAATACGGTATGTGCTCATTCTGCCCAAAATCAAATATACTGCAGAGGCAATTTTCATTATAGCAGTATACTTTTAGTTgtctgtgaggaaaaaaaactcGAATAAATAAGTAGAAGTGAATGTAAACTGTAATAGGTAACCATGGCAGTTGAATTTAAAGCCTGTACATTCTGTATACTCACTCAAAATTTTAAGACAGTCTGTCTAAACACAGTGAAGGAGTTTATCTTTCACAGACACCATCTAGGTTTGATATTGTTATAATaccaaatttcttaaaataaaaaaatgagttaaacAGTGTTTGGGTAGATTGTGAGAAGAGAAGAAGTACTTTTTTTCAGGCTATGCccataaagaataaatttaaatgagTGGAGAACCACAGGCTTCCACTTTTGCTTGTAGCAGACCAATGGTCCTGGTGAGAACTCccagaaatgcaataaaatacaatacatttttttttgtctgtaaaCCATAGAGAGCTGCCAAAGCACACAAGATCCTATAGAGGAGGGAAGCTCATGAAGGCTTCCCGTGGGTCATTTTGCTGATTTTGGTGTGAGGCTAGAGTATGAGAACCTGGGCAGAGGGCAACTGTTTGTATCTACTAAATGTGAATATATGTACATtcttgatccagcaattccatgcTCAGGTGTATTCCCAATAGTCATATATATGTCTACCAAAAGACATCTGCAAGAATCTTCACAGCTGCACTGTTTGTAAAAGCCAAAATCTGATTTTAACCCAAAAGTCCAGCCACAACAACAGGGATAAATTCTGGCATTTTCGCTTAATGGAATACTATGTGACGATGTGGAAGAATCTCATAAAGAGCAAAATAAGCCAAATATGAAAGAGTAAATGCTATAcgttttttaaatggaatttatatttataaattataaagttaCAAAACAGGCAGAACTAATCAATGGTAATAGCAATTAGGAAATGGTTACCTTTGATTGCCAGGAGGCACAAGGGGGACTTCTGGGGTGCTAGCTTTGTGTCTTGGCCTGGGACAAATGTgtgttcactttgtaaaaattcatttaattgaTCATACgtgatttgtgcatttttctgtatTAATGTTATATTTCGAGGCAAAGTttatctggcaaaaaaaaaattcagcatgtGTCATATTAGTCGGCCTCTGTTCATTCAAAAGAAATGAGTATTATCTTAGGTAATTGCTGTAATTATTAGGACATTTGAGATCTTAAATCCCTAAAAAGATTATTAATAAGCAGGATTAAATATAATAAGTGAGGCAAATATTTGTATGAATGAATTTTGGcattttatctgaaatttttaaaaaggttacaaATGAGACTAGCTAAATTTCTTGTTCTCTATTGTATAAGTAGCTCTAACTTTGTGAATTTTACCAATATAAATCTAAGCCCTgggttgttttaaatatttttgatggaAACTTCAGTTCTTTTACATACATAACGAATATTCTGTGACCACAGGCCAACCGTTCAGGAAGATGGAGGAGACGTTATCTATAAAGGCTTTGAAGATGgcattgtacagctgaaactccAAGGTTCTTGCACCAGCTGCCCCAGTTCAATCATTACTCTGAAAAATGGAATTCAGAACATGCTGCAGTTTTATATTCCAGAAGTAGAGGGTGTAGAACAGGTCTGCCAATATTATATGACAGTTGAGATTCAATATTAAACTAAATATTTGgggataaaaagaagaaattcatgaCCTGACCTATTCTTCAGGGGCTGGATCTCAGTGTTAAATTATTATCAGACTTGAAGAGTCCTTATTTTAGAATCCACTTGAGTGTTATGAATACCTACTATTTGCCAGGCCTTCTTACAAATATTACTCCTTTAATCTTTTCACAACACAGTATCGAGTAAGTTGTTCCCATTTTGTACGTAAGGAAATGGAGACTCAGAGGTCATACTGCTGCTCCAATtgtagaaaaattatgaaaagggGATTCAAAACGTGAATTTCATAGATGAGAGTTGGAAGTCCTCAGTGGAAGAGCTCCACTGCATCATGCTCATCCAGGCAAGAAACTCATCAAGAAATCATACTTTGTTGTACAGTCAGAGTACTGAGTGGAGTTGTAGCCTGATAGCAGCATTTTTTTCTGCCCCAAGGTACCTCAGGAATATAGCACAGATCCTTCTAAGCAGTAAATAGTGACCTTCATTGCAGCAATTCTCAACCAAGAGGGTTGGCCTTATGGAAGGAGATtatcaaggaggaaaaaagaatgtatggaaatgagaaatttgaaaaaactcTTCAGATCATTCTGTGCCTTTAGGGCGAGGGCATCTCCTCAGCTCCTTTGGGAACCACTCATCTCTGGGTAGTACTAAAATCTGTCCTTTCGGTACAATACATGGCATCTTCTCTTTGAAGGCCTTATTGGTCTTCTCCGTGGACTTAGGCTCTGCTTCGGTCCAAAGCCTCTTTCAGTGTGTCTGTTTCAGATTTATGTTTATGGGTAAGTTCCTTGAGAGACTTGTCATCATATCCAGGTCTTTGTGTTCCTCTCCAACATTTAGCCCTGTGTGTTGTACATGTTGTATACATTCTTTGTATTAAATAAGTATTTGGAAGAATGTTTCCAAATTTAGGAATGTTCTGCCTAAAATAGGAATTGATTGACAAAATTCTTTGGATTGTGTGTTGCTgagattaattataaaatatcagtTCCTTAGAAGTAAATATCTATTTTTACTCAactcagaagagaaaatatgagaGAATTATTTTTCCATGATAGTCTCAGATCAGAACCAAATTCTTCcagatttaaagaaacaaacttatttttgtttcatagttTTCTCTATGCCTTAtatgcctctttatttttttttttaaagattttatttatttatttgagagagagagaatgagagatagaaagctcgagagggaagagggtcagagggagaagcagactccttactgagcagggagcccgatgtgggacttgatcctgggactccaggatcatgacctgagccgaaggcagtcgcctaaccaactgagccacccaggggcccataTGCCTCTTTAAAGAATTACATTACTTGACACTTTGGTGAATTGACAAAGGAACATTTGTTCACTTGTCCAGGGTGGGGTGATGAATTGGTAGTCAGGTTATAAACCTGAATTGGTGTTTAATTATAGTAggtatgttgaaaaaaaaattcatgagttTATATAACTCTTTTCCTCTCTGAAGGacaattctttattttctgagtAATATATTAACTCACGAAAAGATActaatcttggggcacctgggtggtgtagttggttacgcgtccgactcttggttttggctcaagtctgATCTTGGTGTCATAAGATCGAGCCTGGcatgggctccacgctcagctgggagtctgcttgagattctctccctctgcccctccccccactccccctcaaCCCCCCCTCCCgcatgctttctttctcaaataaatctttaaaaaaaagattactcttttcatttttaaatcaggtattcattagtatttttctaataatttaacTTATTAGAAATGAAGGTCCTCACatttttctgagatttaaaatgaatttttatctgAGTAAGACCAAAATAATTAGTTGCTAgtatgatattttatttctttactttttt comes from the Zalophus californianus isolate mZalCal1 chromosome 8, mZalCal1.pri.v2, whole genome shotgun sequence genome and includes:
- the NFU1 gene encoding NFU1 iron-sulfur cluster scaffold homolog, mitochondrial isoform X3, translating into MMNPYTVKKQLLHHFVQRPLFQLPATLCNTVRHMFIQTQDTPNPNSLKFIPGKPVLETRTMDFPTPAAAFRSPLARQLFRIEGVKSVFFGPDFITVTKESEELDWNLLKPDIYATIMDFFASGLPLVTEETSSGEAGSEEDDEVVAMIKELLDTRIRPTVQEDGGDVIYKGFEDGIVQLKLQGSCTSCPSSIITLKNGIQNMLQFYIPEVEGVEQVMDDESDEKEANSP
- the NFU1 gene encoding NFU1 iron-sulfur cluster scaffold homolog, mitochondrial isoform X2 gives rise to the protein MQLCPMMNPYTVKKQLLHHFVQRPLFQLPATLCNTVRHMFIQTQDTPNPNSLKFIPGKPVLETRTMDFPTPAAAFRSPLARQLFRIEGVKSVFFGPDFITVTKESEELDWNLLKPDIYATIMDFFASGLPLVTEETSSGEAGSEEDDEVVAMIKELLDTRIRPTVQEDGGDVIYKGFEDGIVQLKLQGSCTSCPSSIITLKNGIQNMLQFYIPEVEGVEQVMDDESDEKEANSP
- the NFU1 gene encoding NFU1 iron-sulfur cluster scaffold homolog, mitochondrial isoform X5 yields the protein MFIQTQDTPNPNSLKFIPGKPVLETRTMDFPTPAAAFRSPLARQLFRIEGVKSVFFGPDFITVTKESEELDWNLLKPDIYATIMDFFASGLPLVTEETSSGEAGSEEDDEVVAMIKELLDTRIRPTVQEDGGDVIYKGFEDGIVQLKLQGSCTSCPSSIITLKNGIQNMLQFYIPEVEGVEQVMDDESDEKEANSP